A region from the Desulfoglaeba alkanexedens ALDC genome encodes:
- a CDS encoding tetratricopeptide repeat protein: MTADTPQTQDLQRDLNQYIRYLKERIFFEPESPVFHYNLGLAYARKGLTDEAISEFAQAIEHDPSLAQAYVNLGGLYFQKRDLDRCIQVNLQAVAINPNLAMAHSNLGFAYLQKGDLENAIASCRRAISLMPGLVQAHNNLAAALLRSDEPEASIEASLEALRLDERFAPAHYNLAAAYRLLGDPTRAEHHLDQARALGYPVEEEHGRSH, encoded by the coding sequence ATGACCGCGGACACCCCGCAAACGCAAGACCTGCAAAGGGATCTAAACCAGTATATTCGGTACCTTAAGGAACGGATCTTCTTCGAACCCGAATCCCCCGTGTTCCACTATAATTTGGGACTCGCGTATGCCCGCAAGGGGCTTACCGACGAAGCCATCTCCGAGTTCGCACAAGCCATCGAACACGATCCTTCACTGGCTCAGGCCTACGTGAACCTTGGCGGCCTCTATTTTCAGAAAAGGGACCTGGACCGCTGCATCCAAGTCAACCTGCAGGCGGTGGCCATCAACCCGAACCTGGCCATGGCTCACAGCAACCTCGGTTTCGCCTACCTCCAGAAGGGGGACCTGGAGAACGCCATCGCCTCATGCCGCCGGGCCATCAGCCTCATGCCGGGGCTGGTGCAGGCCCACAACAACCTGGCGGCGGCCCTTCTCAGGAGTGACGAACCGGAGGCCAGCATCGAAGCTTCCCTGGAGGCGTTGCGGCTTGACGAACGCTTCGCCCCCGCCCACTACAATCTGGCGGCCGCCTACAGGCTTCTGGGGGATCCCACCAGGGCGGAACATCATCTGGATCAGGCCAGGGCCTTGGGCTACCCGGTGGAAGAGGAACACGGCCGTTCCCATTAG
- a CDS encoding FKBP-type peptidyl-prolyl cis-trans isomerase, giving the protein MEILKDRFVIVEYSVQLDDGSYVKGENRPASLNFIAGYSQVLPALEERLLGLEEGREVRFVIPAREAFGDRDPKQVKWRSYEEFPQGRDLQEGKWVIATNDHTGVQYSCFVVERDDRGVRLDYNHPLAGKDLHYRVRVVKVRPAEASELEQLRPCEHGTGGSMPPSSQPSLH; this is encoded by the coding sequence ATGGAAATCCTGAAAGACCGCTTCGTCATCGTTGAATATTCCGTCCAGCTGGACGACGGCAGTTACGTCAAGGGCGAAAACCGTCCGGCATCCCTCAATTTCATCGCCGGTTACAGCCAGGTGTTGCCTGCTCTGGAAGAGCGGCTTCTGGGGCTTGAAGAGGGCCGGGAAGTCCGATTCGTGATCCCGGCGCGGGAAGCCTTCGGGGATCGCGATCCGAAACAGGTCAAATGGCGGAGCTACGAGGAGTTTCCGCAGGGCCGGGATCTCCAGGAGGGCAAGTGGGTCATCGCCACCAACGATCACACCGGGGTTCAGTACAGCTGTTTCGTAGTGGAAAGGGACGACCGGGGCGTCCGGCTGGACTACAACCACCCGCTGGCGGGAAAGGATTTGCACTATCGGGTCAGGGTGGTTAAGGTCAGGCCCGCCGAAGCGAGCGAATTGGAACAGCTTCGACCCTGTGAACACGGAACGGGCGGCTCCATGCCCCCGTCTTCGCAGCCTTCGCTTCACTGA
- a CDS encoding dissimilatory sulfite reductase D family protein, translating into MSEEAKQKIMEYMKSQKKSKLYFNDLCKAVPDLGMRQAKKLINELVTEGKIRYWSSGSTTMYMLPSEGDLEKEEKGMA; encoded by the coding sequence ATGAGCGAAGAGGCGAAACAAAAGATCATGGAATACATGAAAAGTCAAAAAAAATCAAAGCTTTACTTTAACGACCTCTGCAAGGCCGTCCCGGATCTTGGCATGCGTCAGGCCAAGAAGCTCATCAATGAGCTGGTGACCGAGGGAAAGATCAGGTATTGGTCCAGCGGCAGCACGACCATGTACATGCTTCCCTCGGAAGGCGACCTGGAGAAGGAAGAGAAAGGCATGGCCTGA